The Amycolatopsis sp. QT-25 genomic sequence CGGCGGTCGTCTCCGCCGAGCTGTGAGCCGGACGGCCGAACTGCAAGGGTTTCTACGTAAGGGGAAGGTAGTTGTCAGAAACAGTGGTGTTCATCGTCGTCGGATTGCTCGCGTTGTTCGTGATCGTCGTCGTGGTCAAGGCGATCATGGTGGTGCCGCAGGCGCAGTCCGCCGTGATCGAACGGCTGGGCCGGTTCCGGACGGTGGCTTCTCCCGGCCTGACGTTTCTGGTGCCCTTCCTGGACAAGGTGCGGGCACGGATCGACCTGCGCGAGCAGGTCGTCTCGTTCCCGCCCCAGCCCGTGATCACCGAGGACAACCTGACCGTGTCGATCGACACGGTCGTGTACTTCCAGGTGACCGACTCGCGTGCCGCGGTCTACGAGATCTCGAACTACATCGTCGGTGTCGAGCAGCTGACCACCACGACGCTGCGTAACGTCGTCGGTGGCATGAGCCTCGAGCAGACGCTGACCTCGCGCGACTCGATCAACAGCCAGCTGCGCGGGGTGCTCGACGAAGCCACCGGCCGCTGGGGTATCCGCGTCGCCCGCGTCGAGCTGAAGGCGATCGACCCGCCGCCCTCCATCCAGGATTCGATGGAGAAGCAGATGCGTGCCGACCGTGAGAAGCGCGCGATGATCCTGACCGCCGAAGGTCAGCGTGAATCGGCGATCAAGACCGCGGAAGGTCAGAAGCAGAGCCAGATCCTCGCCGCCGAAGGTGCCAAGCAGGCCGCGATCCTGAGCGCGGAAGCGGAGCGGCAGTCGCGGATCCTGCGGGCGCAGGGTGAACGTGCCGCCCGGTACCTGCAGGCGCAGGGTCAGGCGAAGGCCATCGAGAAGGTCTTCGCGGCGATCAAGGCCGGACGTCCCACGCCCGAGGTCCTGGCGTACCAGTACCTGCAAACCCTGCCGCAGCTGGCGCAGGGCGACGCGAACAAGGTCTGGATGATCCCGAGCGACTACGGCAAGGCCCTGGAAGGCTTCGCCCGGGCGCTCGGTGCCCCCGGCGACGACGGCGTGTTCCGCTACGAGCCGCCGAAGGAAGACCCTGTCGAGAAGCCGGACCTCGAGGACGAAGAGGTCCAGGGCTGGTTCGACACCTCCAGCGACCCGAAGGTCGCCGAAGCCGTCGCGGCGGCGGAAGCCGTGGCACGCAAGGAAGTTCCGGCGCTGGGCGTCGCGACGCCGAGGCAGGAGCCGCCCGCTCCGCGTCAGGTGCCCAAGGCCGCGCCCGCTCCCGAGCCGGAGGCCGCTCCGGAGCCGCCGCAGCAGCAGATTCCGCCGCCCTCGCGGTTGCCGCAGCCGCAGTCGCCCGCCGGCCCGCAGGGTGGCCCGTACCAGGTGCCGCCGTCGCAGGGGTCGGGCGGCGGGCCGTTCCCGCAGCAGGGCCCGTTCGGTGGGCCGCAAGGTGGTCCGCCGCCGCAGCGCTGAGTCAGGTGAGGAAGAGGGCCGTCCCGCTTGGGGGCGGCCCTCTTTCGTTTGCTTTAGGGCCGCTAGTCCGTGAAGGAGTCTTCGGCGGTACGCAGGGAGTACACGACAGCGGAGAACACAATGGTCGGCACCGGGAACGGGCCTTCCGCGGACAGGTCATGCACGCACGTCGCAACATGAGCTGTCGTCGGCAGGTTTGCGACGGCGGCCGGCCCGCGCTATGGTGTCCACCGATTTTTCTTAATTGATAAGCTGCTCAATTTCTTCGACGCGGCATGTCAGGCGGGTGGAATTGATTCCAGTTGAAGTGATCCGGGCGTCCTCGATGACGTCGCGTGCGGCATCTAGCTCGCCCGCGCGAGCGTAGGATTCGGCTAGCCAGGTTTGATACAGGGCGATTTCACGCACGTGACTGGCTTCGTATCCGTTAATAGCCTTAATGAGAAGCGGAGCGGCCTCCGCAGGCTGCCCGATCTCGATGTAACAGCGACCGGCCATGACGTCGATTTCGTCACGGTTCAGCCAGTAGACCCATTCCGGCTCTTTGATTCCAGCGGAGCGCGCTTCGTAGGCGTCGTCTACGGCATTCAATGCTCTACGTGCGGCCTCGGTGTCCCTGGACTTGGCAGCAGCCCAGGCCACGCGCTCTAGCAGCAATGCCTTGGCAACGGGTGTCGCGCGCTCGGCGCCCTTGACGGCAGTCTTCGCTAACAGGGCCGCATCGACAGGGTTTCCCACGTTCGTCATCTGGTATGCGAGCGAGGAAAGCAGTTGCCCGGCAAGCGTCTGGTCGCCCGCGTCCCGTGCGGCGGAGACTCCGTCCAGGTACACCCGCTGCGCTTCCTGGTAGTGCCCTGCGTCGCTAGCGACCCAGCCGACGAGCTGAGAGAGTTCGCCAAGCGCGACGAGAAGCCGCTTGCCGATGTTCTCGGTATAGCTCCCGATTTCCACGATTTCCATCGTGTCTGCCAGCTCCCGGTGAACGATCGGCATGAGGTCCCCGCCGCCGATCGTGTCGTCCAGGTAGCGGAGATCGATAACCCGCCGTTCGATCTCGGAAGTCAGGCTTTCCCCGACCCGCCGTCCAGAGGTTCGGTGCACAGCGACAGGCGTGGCCGCCACGAGCCACTCGTGTGCCATCCGAAGAGGGTCCTGTTTCGGGCCGTAGAGAGCCTCCGCCGAGACGTTGAGCGCGCGTGAATATGCCGTCACATGCTCCGGTCTCACGGTCCGTTTGCCGTTCTCCAGGAGGCTCAAGTAGGGCTTGGTGTAGTTGGTCTTGGCGGCCATCGCGGACAGGCTGAGGTCGGCGGCCTCGCGTGCCGCCCGCAACCGCTGCCCTAGCTCAGCCATGCCCATCCACCACGTCTGTAAACCCTTGTAAACAGCGGCGCTATTCCAATCATGGCGTGTGACGACCAGGCTACCTGATGTGAACAGGTCAACCACCAGCCGAAGGAGGGAGATGACAGCACTGGACGACAGGCCTCGGCGACTCGCCAAACGGTTGTTCGTGTCGCGTGCGGCCACGTACGAGTGGCATGCCTTTATCGACGGCCTTGCGCACAGCTACCTCACTGGCCAGGTTGAAAATGATTGGCCGCCCCTCCTGACGCCTTGGTGCGAGGAAACGCAGGCATACCCGCTGAAACATGATCGAGCGAGCGTGACGCAACATCGCGTCCGGCCCACGCCGGACCGGATCTGCGCACGCTGTGTCCACCGAGTGCGCACAGCGAACCAGGAAGCGCGCCGTGGAGAAGCGTGACCGAGAGCTTTTCGCTCGGCTTGCCCTGATCAACCACGAATACGGCGACATCGTCCTTCATCTGTTGTCGATTCAGTACGACGAAACGGAATTCGCGCGGAGCCTGCGGACACTCGGTGAAGCCCACACCCAGCTTGGCCACGAACTCACAGAGCGGGCGGTCGAGTTGACTAAAGAAGGGCTCGAACCCTAGGCGCCCGGTCGAGGCAGCCGTGCAGCCCCCGAACGGGTGCGTCGGCTGGTTCCTCGTCTTTGACGTGGCAAAAAAATGGTTCATGAAGAGGAGAGAGAATGACTATCACCGTGGAAGAAATCACCGGGCAAGGCCTTGTCTCCGAGAAGCTGTTCAACCGGCTCGTGAACAAGGTCTCCAAGGAACACGACATGACGCGCGAGTTCGCCGCGCGGATCATGGATCAGGCCCTCGCGTATCTCGGAGCCTGCTCCGGGGCGTCCGAGCCGCTGTCTCCGAGTGAGACCGTCGACATCGGCTGGCACACCTTCATTCTCTACACGCGCGAGTACGCCGCGTTCTGCGACCGCGTAGCAGGCCGGTTCATCCACCACGAGCCCACCGACACCGGGGCCATCCCCTTCACGAAGACTCTGAAGGATTCGATGAGCGCGACCATGAAGGCCCTGCGCGATGCCGGGTACGCCGTCGATCTTCCGCTGTGGACCGCGTCGGCAAAGTGCAACCAGTGCACGGACGGGTGTACGCACTCCGGCGGCGACACAGGATGCCATCAGTACCAGGTGTGCGCTGATACGGTCCCCGCGTGATGGAGCGATTCACCTGGGATGACCTACCGGTCACCATCCACAGCGCGGTCCAGGCGCGCCTTGGTTCGATCACCGTCGTGCGAGAGATCGAACAGGGGCAGAACTGCAATGTCGCTCTCGTGCTGCGCGGTGATCAGGGAGACGTCTTCCTGAAGGGCGTTCGAGGTGTCAGCCCACAAATGCGCTGGCTTCGGAACGAGTCCGGGGCCGGAGAACTCGCTCCCGGAGTAGCCCCGGAAACCCGGTTCAGCGAAGACATCGACGCGGAGGCTCCCTGGCTCATCGTCGGTTTCGAGTACGTCAACGGTCGTCCCGCCGATCTGTCTCCGGGATCTGACGACCTCGCGACCGTCGCCACGACAGTTGCCAGGATCAATGGGCTTTCCGGCGAAGCGGCACAGCCCCTCAGCAAGCGCTGGGCGTCCACCGACTGGTGGACCAAACTCGCGGCCGAGGCCCCGGACAAGGTGGCGGGATTCAATCCCGAGGAGCTGACCGACTGGTGCCGTGCGACCCCCAGCCTGATCGAGGGGGCCGCTCTGCTCCACACCGATCTCCACGAGCACCAGTTCATGATCGACGATGATTCGTCGTCTGTGCGGGTGATCGACTGGGGACGGCCTGCCTCGGGCGCGGCATGGGTAGATACAGCCTTCTTGGTCGTGCGGCTCATCGCGGCGGGCCATGAGCCGGGCGAGGCCGAGGAGTGGGCGTCAACGGTGCCGTCGTGGTCCGAACGGACGGATAAAGCAGTCACGGCCTTCGCCTGCTATGTAGCTGGACTGTGGAGCTACCGAGCCGCGACAACTCCGTTCCCCGGCGCCACCAGGCTCGCCACCGCCGCAAGGCAGTATGCCCGGCACCGCCTGACGAGCTAGTCCAAGCGAAAGCGCCGGGGGACCGCGAGTCGCTCGTGATGCTCCCGTTCTTGCCAACGCTGCGCAGGTGACGCACAAGGCCCCCACCTGCGCGAAGGTGAGGGCCTACTGCTCGTGTACCGGTACACGCTGGGTACACCGGAGCACCGAAAAGGGCCGGTAACGACCGTGCTAACCGGATCGATTTTCGCTGATCAAGACCCTCTCGACGCGTTTTATACAAGTCAGAACCGGTCATTACAGAAGGAGGCCTTCACGACTCGTTTCCCGGGCGCTGAAACCCGGTCGTCACTGGAGTTCGTCCCTGGTCGAGGGTGCAGGGTGACGCCATGGACTCAGCGGCTTTCGTTCAGCTTCTGAGGAAAGCGAGCGTCCGGTACTCGTCGACCACGGCGGCGAGTTCGGCGATGCGGGTCTGTCCGGCCTCGACGAGTCGTTGCCCCGCACTTGACCACTGCTCGAGGTCGGAGGACATCGGCGGGATCTCGGCCAGGATCTCCGCGCTTTCGGCGAGACTGAGTCCGACGCGCTGGGCGGCGACCGCGAGCCGGATCCGGCAGATGGCGTCGATCGTGAACCGGCGCGCGTTGCCGGTGGTGCGTTCGGCGGTGACTATCCGGTAGCGCTCGTAGTAGCGGACGGCGTTGGCCGAGACCTTGGCCTTGTTCGCGACCTCGCCGACGGTCAGCCGGGCGTGGTCCCGGGATCGTGCCGGCGTTGTCATGTCGTGTTCCGGACGAGTTCCGCCGCCGGAATGGGCTTGGTCCGCAGCCTGACCACCAGGGCGAGCACCATGACCGCGAGGACACCGACGAGAGTCAGACGATACGCGTCGACGATCTCCCCGGTGAGCGCCGCGCCCGCCGCCGGATCGCTCAGCGCGGCGAGCCCCTGCCCGGCGGTGGCGGCTGCGATCAGGCCGGTGAACACCCCGCTCACCACCGCCGTGCCGACCGCGCTCGCGATGGTGCTGGACAAGGGAAGGATCGCGGAACCGGACGCGAGATCCGGGCCGTGCAGGTGCCGGCCCGCGCTCACGATGGTGGGCAACATGATCGCCCCCGTACCCGCCCCCTGCAGTACTCCCAAGATCGCCAGCACCGGGTAGGGCGTGTCCGGTGTCAGGACGAGGATGGTCAGTGCGGTCGAGACGATCGCGAGACTCAGCCCGGTCCCGACCACGATCCGCGGGCCGAAGCGTTCCAGGACGCGGGCGGCGAACTGGATGGTGAGGCCCATCCCGATCGTGCTCGGCACCATCATCAGCGCGCTGATCAATGCCGAATCGCCCCGCATCAGCTGAATGTAGGCGGGCATCAGCAGCATCGAGCCGAAGTACGGGCCGGCGTACAGGACGAGGACCGCGGCGTTGCGCCCGAACGTCCGGTCCTGCAGCAGCCGGACGTTCAGCAGCGGTGCGTGATGCCGCCACGACCTCCGGATGAACACGGCCATCAGCGCCAGACCGGCGGCGACGATGGCCGCTCGGACGTTCATGCCGACCGTCTCTTCGCTGAATCCGTACGCCACCGCGACCACACCGGGGACGAGCAGCAAGCCACCGGCGAAATCGATCGGAGCGCGTTCCGCCGACGGGATGTCCGCGGGCACCCAGCGCAGCACGCCGGCGACGCCGAGCAGGGCGGGCGGAACGGTGATGAAGAACAGTGCCCGCCACGACAGGTTCTCCAGCAGAAGCCCCCCGAGCATCGGACCGAGGATCGGCCCGATCAACAAGGGAAGACCGGTGATCGTGGTCATCCGGCTCCGGCGTTCCGGGGCCACCGCGCCGAATCCGATGGTCATCCCCAGCGGATTGATGAGGCCGCCGGCGAGGCCCTGCACCGCCCGTGTGGCGATCAGCCAGCCCAGCTCGCCGGCGGCTCCGGCGGCCGCGGACGTCACCGCGAACACGAGCAGCGCCGCCAGATACACCCGGCGCGCTCCCCAGCGCTGTGCCAAGGTCGCCGCGAGCGGCATCGCCGCGACCATGCCGAGCGCGTAGGCGGTCGCGATCCACTGGATCGTGGTGAGCGACGCGGAGAACGTCGTCATGAACCGTGGCAGCGCGACGGCGACGATCGTGGTGTCGAGAACGGCCATCAATCCGCCGAGCGCGATCACCGAGGCGATGCGCAGTTCCTGTCCGGTCAGGCGATTCATGCCGCATTCGCCTGAGCCGCGACGCGTCCGGCGCGCAGGGTGCGGGCCCACCAGCCCAGTTCCGTCATCGTCGCGGCCAGTGCGCCGCGTTCGCCTTCGGTGCCCTCGTATCCGTTCGGGCCCAGGCGGGTCCACGGTGCGGTCAACAGCACCGCGTCGCGGATGGTGGTCGCGCGCAGTTCGGGGAAGATCAGCCGTAGCTGCTCGATGGCGCGGATACCGCCCGAACCGGCGCCGTAGCCGACGAACGCGACGGGTTTGTGCGCCCATTCGGTGAAATGCCAGTCGATCGCGTTCTTCAGCGCCGCCGGGAAACTGTGGTTGTACTCCGGGGTGAGGACGAGGTAGGCGTCGGCCACGCGCAGCCTGGCGCTGATCACCGTCTCGGTGCCGCCGGGCTGTGTTCCCTGCAACGGCAGATGGATGTCGGCGAGGTCGATGGGGTCGACCTCGAATCCGTCGAGCGCGGCGAGTTCGGTCAGGAGCCAGCCGGTGATGGCGTCGGCGAAGCGTTCGTGCCGGACGCTGCCGATGATCACGGCGAGGCGAAGGGGGGACTGGGTGGTGCTCTCTGTGGTCATGCCGAAGACGCTAAAAGCTCGTCCTAGGATGAACTCAAGCTCTTGCGGTCCTGGTCACGAACTCTGGACCTCTATTTAAGTAGAGGTTGTATGGAGATCAGGATTGAAACGTAGGAAATCTCCTACATATGGTTGCGGCATGAACATCGAGCGCGTCCAGTTCCTCACCGTGCCGGTCACCGATCAGGCCAAGGCGTGGGACTTCTACGTCGGCAAGCTCGGTTTCGACCTGCTCGTCGACGTCAATGGGCCGCGCGGTCCGTTCATCATGGTCGGCTCCTTCCAGCAGAGCACCGCCGACATCGATGCCGACATTGCGGAGCTTCGTGCTCAGGGCATCGAGGTCGGCGACGCGGAGGAGATGCCGTGGGGCCGTGTGACGTCGTCGAAGGACCCTGACGGCAATGTGATGGGGTTGCTCGAACCGTCCGGCTACGGCAACGGGCCGCGCTAATGCCGGTCGACGACGACGTCTTCGCCGCGCTCGCCCACCCGGCCCGCCGCGAAGTGCTGGACATCCTCCTCGACGGTCCGCGGGCGGCGGGGGAGATCGCCGAACGCTTCGACATGCGGCGGCCCAGCCTGTCGGAACACCTTCGGGTGCTGCGTGAGGCCGGACCCGTCCGGGAAGAGCGACAGGAGCGCAACCGCGTCTTCTCTCTCTCGAAGCCGCTCCGTTGCGAGAGGTTTCCGACTGGCTTTCACCCTACGAGCGCTACTGGCGCGGCAAGCTGGGCGACCTGCTGGACGAGGAGAAGTTCTGAACGACGAAGACCCGACGGCCGTTCACGTCGACCGGTTCCTGGCGCATTCGCCGCGCAAGGTGTGGCGCGCGCTCACCGAACAGCAGTTTCCGGAACGCCGGCTCCGGATGCCGAATGACATCGAACCCGTGGTGGGACACCGATTCGAGCTGCTCGCGGACCCTATGCCCGCCACCGGATTCGAGGGTGGCCCGGTCGCCTGCGAGGTGCTGGCCGTCGAGCCGGAACGATGGCCGAGCATCAGCCGGGGTCCGGAGTGGACGGTCACCTGGCGGCTTCAGCCGGAGGGCGGGGGACCAGGCTGTTCCTCACCCATGAGGGCTTCGATCCCGACGACGAGTTCCAGCGGATGGCACGCCGGGTCATGGGCGGGGGCGGGCGCACCGGGGTTTCGAAGGCGCTGGCGCGTGTGCTGGACGAGATGCCGGACTAGTGGGTGCTCGCGCGTGAGGCGGTTCCGGCGTTTCGGTCTCCGCCGGAATCCGACCTCGGCTCGGTCGCGCGGGTGAGTGGGGAAGGTCTGAACCGGGTCGACCCCGCGACGATGGAGGAATCGGGAACACGAGGTCCCGATTCCTCCATCGTCGATCCGGAGACCCGAGTCGTCGGACAGGTCCTCGACATCGGGTCTAGGATCCCCGCTGTGACGGACGAGAGACCGCTCCGAGCCGATGCCCGCCGTAATCGCACACGGGTGTTGGAGGCTGCGGAGCGCGTCTTCACGGCCAAAGGCACCAGTGCGCCGACAGAGGAAGTCGCCCGCGAAGCCGGCGTCGGAGTCGGCACCGTTTTCCGGCACTTCCCGACGAAAGAGGCGCTTCTGGAGGCCGTGCTCTTCGCACGCCTTCACCGCTTCGTCGACGAAGCGGAGGCAACGGTGGCTGCCGACTCACCCGACCCGGGCGCCGCGTTCTTCGGGTTCCTGATCGGCTGGATCGAGATGTCGGGTGCCAAGAACGCGTACTTCGAAGCCCTGTCGGCGGCCGGAGTCAGCATTCCGTCGACCGGGTCGGTCATCGGCGTGCGCCTGAAGGACGCGCTCGGCGTCCTGCTCAGCCGGGCGCAGAGCACCGGCGACGTCCGCGAGGACCTCAGCGTCGACGAACTGATCCCGGTGATCATCGGAACGGCGAAGGCTGCGGAGCATGCCGGGCCGGAGCTCCGGACCCGGACGACCTGCATTCTCTTCGACGGGCTTCGGCCGCGTCAGACGTAGGGGTCCATCGTCGGCCGCTTCGGCGCGAGCTCGTCGCCCGAGGATTCGCCACGCAGCCTGCGCTTGATCCACGGAACGGCGTGCTCCTTGCCCCATTGGAGATTCTCGGTGCGCCGTGCCTGTGTGCTCAGCAGTGGTCGCGGTCCGAGTCCGGCGGGCGTCAGCTTGTGCGGTTCACCGAGCGCGTCGAGTACGGCGATGGCGATCTCGTTGTGCCCCGACGAGTTCAGGTGCAGGCGGTCCGGTGCCCACAGTCGCCTGTCCCGCAGTTGCCGCATCGCCCACATGTCCACCAGCAGCGCGC encodes the following:
- a CDS encoding TetR/AcrR family transcriptional regulator; this encodes MTDERPLRADARRNRTRVLEAAERVFTAKGTSAPTEEVAREAGVGVGTVFRHFPTKEALLEAVLFARLHRFVDEAEATVAADSPDPGAAFFGFLIGWIEMSGAKNAYFEALSAAGVSIPSTGSVIGVRLKDALGVLLSRAQSTGDVREDLSVDELIPVIIGTAKAAEHAGPELRTRTTCILFDGLRPRQT
- a CDS encoding NAD(P)H-dependent oxidoreductase encodes the protein MTTESTTQSPLRLAVIIGSVRHERFADAITGWLLTELAALDGFEVDPIDLADIHLPLQGTQPGGTETVISARLRVADAYLVLTPEYNHSFPAALKNAIDWHFTEWAHKPVAFVGYGAGSGGIRAIEQLRLIFPELRATTIRDAVLLTAPWTRLGPNGYEGTEGERGALAATMTELGWWARTLRAGRVAAQANAA
- a CDS encoding MerR family transcriptional regulator is translated as MTTPARSRDHARLTVGEVANKAKVSANAVRYYERYRIVTAERTTGNARRFTIDAICRIRLAVAAQRVGLSLAESAEILAEIPPMSSDLEQWSSAGQRLVEAGQTRIAELAAVVDEYRTLAFLRS
- a CDS encoding DHA2 family efflux MFS transporter permease subunit; protein product: MNRLTGQELRIASVIALGGLMAVLDTTIVAVALPRFMTTFSASLTTIQWIATAYALGMVAAMPLAATLAQRWGARRVYLAALLVFAVTSAAAGAAGELGWLIATRAVQGLAGGLINPLGMTIGFGAVAPERRSRMTTITGLPLLIGPILGPMLGGLLLENLSWRALFFITVPPALLGVAGVLRWVPADIPSAERAPIDFAGGLLLVPGVVAVAYGFSEETVGMNVRAAIVAAGLALMAVFIRRSWRHHAPLLNVRLLQDRTFGRNAAVLVLYAGPYFGSMLLMPAYIQLMRGDSALISALMMVPSTIGMGLTIQFAARVLERFGPRIVVGTGLSLAIVSTALTILVLTPDTPYPVLAILGVLQGAGTGAIMLPTIVSAGRHLHGPDLASGSAILPLSSTIASAVGTAVVSGVFTGLIAAATAGQGLAALSDPAAGAALTGEIVDAYRLTLVGVLAVMVLALVVRLRTKPIPAAELVRNTT
- a CDS encoding SPFH domain-containing protein, with product MVFIVVGLLALFVIVVVVKAIMVVPQAQSAVIERLGRFRTVASPGLTFLVPFLDKVRARIDLREQVVSFPPQPVITEDNLTVSIDTVVYFQVTDSRAAVYEISNYIVGVEQLTTTTLRNVVGGMSLEQTLTSRDSINSQLRGVLDEATGRWGIRVARVELKAIDPPPSIQDSMEKQMRADREKRAMILTAEGQRESAIKTAEGQKQSQILAAEGAKQAAILSAEAERQSRILRAQGERAARYLQAQGQAKAIEKVFAAIKAGRPTPEVLAYQYLQTLPQLAQGDANKVWMIPSDYGKALEGFARALGAPGDDGVFRYEPPKEDPVEKPDLEDEEVQGWFDTSSDPKVAEAVAAAEAVARKEVPALGVATPRQEPPAPRQVPKAAPAPEPEAAPEPPQQQIPPPSRLPQPQSPAGPQGGPYQVPPSQGSGGGPFPQQGPFGGPQGGPPPQR
- a CDS encoding helix-turn-helix transcriptional regulator, whose protein sequence is MVDLFTSGSLVVTRHDWNSAAVYKGLQTWWMGMAELGQRLRAAREAADLSLSAMAAKTNYTKPYLSLLENGKRTVRPEHVTAYSRALNVSAEALYGPKQDPLRMAHEWLVAATPVAVHRTSGRRVGESLTSEIERRVIDLRYLDDTIGGGDLMPIVHRELADTMEIVEIGSYTENIGKRLLVALGELSQLVGWVASDAGHYQEAQRVYLDGVSAARDAGDQTLAGQLLSSLAYQMTNVGNPVDAALLAKTAVKGAERATPVAKALLLERVAWAAAKSRDTEAARRALNAVDDAYEARSAGIKEPEWVYWLNRDEIDVMAGRCYIEIGQPAEAAPLLIKAINGYEASHVREIALYQTWLAESYARAGELDAARDVIEDARITSTGINSTRLTCRVEEIEQLIN
- a CDS encoding VOC family protein, with the protein product MNIERVQFLTVPVTDQAKAWDFYVGKLGFDLLVDVNGPRGPFIMVGSFQQSTADIDADIAELRAQGIEVGDAEEMPWGRVTSSKDPDGNVMGLLEPSGYGNGPR
- a CDS encoding phosphotransferase, producing MERFTWDDLPVTIHSAVQARLGSITVVREIEQGQNCNVALVLRGDQGDVFLKGVRGVSPQMRWLRNESGAGELAPGVAPETRFSEDIDAEAPWLIVGFEYVNGRPADLSPGSDDLATVATTVARINGLSGEAAQPLSKRWASTDWWTKLAAEAPDKVAGFNPEELTDWCRATPSLIEGAALLHTDLHEHQFMIDDDSSSVRVIDWGRPASGAAWVDTAFLVVRLIAAGHEPGEAEEWASTVPSWSERTDKAVTAFACYVAGLWSYRAATTPFPGATRLATAARQYARHRLTS